In a genomic window of Salminus brasiliensis chromosome 12, fSalBra1.hap2, whole genome shotgun sequence:
- the selenow2a gene encoding selenoprotein W, 2a, with amino-acid sequence MGVQVRVEYCGGUGYEPRYQELKRVVIAEFPEAAVSGFVGRQGSFEIEINEQLVFSKLETSGFPYEDDIMDAIQNAHDGKPVDKITKSRPPCVIL; translated from the exons ATGGGTGTACAAGTCCGAGTGGAGTACTG TGGCGGATGAGGCTACGAGCCCCGCTATCAGGAGCTCAAGCGAGTTGTCATCGCTGAGTTTCCTGAGGCGGCGGTATCCGGCTTCGTCGGCAGACAAG GGAGCTTTGAGATTGAAATCAATGAACAGTTGGTTTTCTCAAAGTTAGAAACCAGTGGTTTCCCTTATGAAGACGAT ATCATGGATGCTATCCAGAATGCCCACGACGGAAAGCCGGTGGATAAGATCACCAAGAGCCGACCGCCTTGCGTCATACTCTAA